Proteins from one Bactrocera neohumeralis isolate Rockhampton chromosome 3, APGP_CSIRO_Bneo_wtdbg2-racon-allhic-juicebox.fasta_v2, whole genome shotgun sequence genomic window:
- the LOC126754231 gene encoding solute carrier family 12 member 9 — translation MNQQPVERRNGGGDTAASDETAPIASHRSGGASSMFRSFGSLFGANNNSAGGRGIHSPTNTDVHGYVEFGMQDPDRSGRTLGTFAGVFSPVALSMFSALVFIRVGFIVGNAGLYVTLLQFVIAYLILLFTVASVCAISTNGAVEGGGVYFMISRTLGLEFGGSIGTLFFLANVVGCAMAISGCTEGMMENFGDGGYFTHDSKGLLPDGTWWRFLFSTIINTAMLVVCLIGAALFAKTSVLILGIVSICLLATYISFLAEGPKEIDRPKENTIYNLTIKLPYTGLDSNTLMGNLYPHYVEDYTSNGKMVDFATTFGVLFAGVTGIMAGANMSGELKSPSRSIPTGTLSAVSFTFVSYILLSFLMAFTTPAVTMQNNYLFLMPVNFWPPFTAIGILTATFSTGLSNLIGSSRILEALSKDQVFGSLLNFVVRGTWKGNPVAAVFTSWLLVECILLIGSLNTIAQVNSVLFMLSYLATNLACLGIELTGAPNFRPLFKYFTWHTCLIGLLGTLIMMFVINPIYASSSIILCLILVIALHLFSPASQGAQWGSISQALMFHQVRKYLLMLDSRKDHVKFWRPQMLLLVSSPRSCCPLVDFVNDMKKGGLYVIGHVKVGDYTAVVDPTIEENKYWLSFVDHMKVKAFAEVTLAKSIREGVQHLIRLSGIGAMKPNTIILGFYDSETPRDFFEAGTSPYKTEGFNHGEIQNFPIRRDGEEKHIDVAEYVAIMSDVLRMKKNLCLCRHFHRLDKNFIAKSKHLRYIDVWPINVFNPNSNNPFDVVSLFMMQLAVIINMLAKWKHLRLRVFLCESNNENSNISSFDTQMPQLDTFSRMKLEQSLKSLRIEADIIEIQEWNSDSDFTSHSRILKQFTSHADEDHEAINEENINRSLLYMQRANQIIRERSDQTAVSFIYLAAPPQIGTADFKERSARYIELLTELTAELPPTILVHGISTVTSTTL, via the exons ATGAACCAGCAGCCAGTTGAGAGGCGAAACGGTGGGGGTGACACCGCTGCAAGTGATGAGACGGCACCAATTGCTTCACATCGTAGTGGTGGGGCTTCCTCAATGTTTCGTTCTTTTGGGTCATTGTTTGGAGCCAACAATAACAGTGCTGGCGGCAGAGGTATACATTCTCCGACGAATACGGATGTTCATGGATACGTTGAGTTTGGCATGCAGGATCCAGATCGAAGCGGTCGCACGCTGGGCACTTTTGCAGGCGTATTTAGCCCAGTAGCATTGTCAATGTTCAGTGCTTTAGTCTTCATACGTGTTG gCTTTATTGTCGGCAATGCTGGTCTTTATGTGACGCTACTACAATTTGTTATCGCATACTTAATTCTCTTGTTTACCGTTGCTTCAGTATGTGCAATATCCACTAACGGTGCCGTGGAAGGAGGTGGCGTCTATT tCATGATAAGTCGTACCCTAGGCCTAGAGTTTGGCGGCTCGATTGGTACGCTTTTCTTTCTTGCCAATGTTGTTGGTTGTGCCATGGCTATATCTGGTTGTACCGAAGGCATGATGGAAAACTTTGGCGACGGTGGATATTTTACACATGACAGTAAGGGCTTATTGCCTGATGGCACATGGTGGCGTTTTCTTTTTTCCACAATAATCAATACAGCAATGTTGGTGGTGTGTTTGATTGGCGCGGCACTCTTTGCTAAGACGTCGGTATTAATTTTGGGTATTGTGTCAATATGTTTGTTGGCCACATATATAAGTTTTCTGGCTGAAGGTCCAAAGGAA attgaTCGCCCTAAAGAAAATACCATCTATAATCTGACGATTAAACTTCCATATACTGGTCTAGACAGTAATACGTTAATGGGCAATCTGTATCCACATTATGTAGAAGATTACACCTCGAATGGTAAAATGGTTGATTTCGCCACAACATTTGGTGTGTTGTTCGCTGGTGTTACCGGCATCATGGCCGGTGCAAATATGTCGGGCGAATTGAAGAGTCCATCCAGAAGTATACCAACCGGCACCTTATCGGCCGTTTCCTTTACTTTCGTTTCTTACATTTTATTGTCATTCCTGATGGCATTTACCACACCAGCCGTAACCATGCAAAATAACTATCTCTTCCTTATGCCGGTAAACTTTTGGCCGCCCTTTACAGCCATTGGTATACTTACAGCTACATTTTCCACTGGTCTCAGTAATCTAATTGGTTCAAGTCGTATATTGGAAGCACTATCAAAGGATCAAGTATTTGGTTCCCTTTTGAATTTCGTAGTACGAGGCACATGGAAGGGTAATCCTGTGGCGGCGGTGTTCACAAGCTGGTTGCTCGTAGAATGCATTCTATTAATCGGTTCACTGAATACAATTGCACAGGTCAATTCAGTATTATTTATGCTTTCTTATTTGGCAACCAATTTGGCTTGTTTGGGCATCGAGTTGACTGGTGCACCGAATTTTCGTccacttttcaaatattttacttggCATACCTGTCTGATTGGTCTGCTTGGCACACTCATAATGATGTTCGTGATAAACCCAATATATGCGTCGTCtagtattattttatgtttaattttggTGATAGCGCTGCACTTGTTCTCGCCAGCTTCACAGGGTGCACAGTGGGGTTCCATTTCGCAAGCGCTCATGTTTCATCAG GTACGCAAGTACTTGCTAATGTTGGATTCACGAAAGGATCATGTTAAATTCTGGCGCCCTCAAATGCTATTGCTAGTATCATCGCCCCGTTCCTGTTGCCCTCTTGTCGATTTCGTTAATGACATGAAAAAGGGTGGCCTCTACGTAATCGGACATGTAAAAGTGGGTGACTATACAGCCGTCGTAGATCCaacaatcgaagaaaacaaatATTGGCTCTCCTTTGTTGATCATATGAAAGTGAAGGCGTTTGCTGAAGTAACATTAGCCAAATCCATACGTGAAGGTGTACAACATCTAATACGTTTATCCGGTATAGGTGCAATGAAACCGAATACCATAATCTTAGGTTTCTATGACAGTGAAACGCCGAGGGATTTCTTCGAAGC tGGCACTTCGCCCTATAAAACGGAAGGATTTAATCATGGTGAAATTCAAAACTTTCCAATACGTCGTGATGGTGAAGAGAAACATATTGATGTCGCGGAATACGTTGCGATTATGAGTGATGTGTTGCGCATGAAGAAAAACTTGTGCTTGTGTCGACACTTCCATCGTTTGGATAAAAACTTTATTGCCAA GAGCAAACACTTAAGATATATAGACGTTTGGCCAATAAACGTTTTTAATCCAAATTCAAATAATCCTTTCGATGTAGTCTCACTATTCATGATGCAACTAGCCGTGATAATAAATATGCTTGCCAAGTGGAAACATTTACGTTTGCGCGTTTTTCTCTGCGAATCTAATAATGAAAATTCGAATATAAG TTCTTTTGACACACAAATGCCACAATTGGATACTTTTTCCAGAATGAAACTGGAACAATCACTGAAGAGTTTACGTATTGAAGCAGATATAATTGAG ATTCAAGAATGGAACAGCGATTCGGACTTTACAAGCCATTCGCGCATACTAAAACAATTCACAAGTCATGCCGACGAGGACCATGAAGCTATCAATGAGGAAAATATCAATCGCTCCCTTCTTTATATGCAAAG AGCCAATCAAATAATACGAGAACGTTCCGATCAGACTGCTGTTTCCTTCATATATTTGGCTGCACCACCACAAATTGGCACAGCTGACTTCAAAGAGCGCAGTGCCCGTTACATTGAGCTACTTACAGAGTTGACTGCCGAATTACCACCGACTATACTGGTGCATGGCATAAGCACAGTTACGTCGACGACgctttaa
- the LOC126754233 gene encoding transcription factor 21, producing MLAGEYCESDLSFYSSMRRLQSSESVESDTSSYSKMLSDNLEELTALYSMDVSSNSPSTSSSSLESQPELIGFQADENFVDNFDFGYAVETTRQVTCISANPKRWSSLCDQQFYTSNSCKTSTVESSKNIKAHYRSTYRIGSLKSASPSQHHFKTNSSFLTSSSDCGPQDVIRKRRLAANARERRRMNSLNDAFDKLRDVVPSLGNDRRLSKYETLQMAQAYIGDLVKLLTRDY from the coding sequence ATGCTAGCTGGTGAATATTGTGAGAGCGATCTTTCGTTTTATTCCTCGATGCGGCGCTTGCAATCGAGTGAATCGGTAGAAAGTGATACGAGTAGTTACTCGAAAATGCTTAGTGATAATTTGGAGGAACTTACGGCTTTGTACAGTATGGATGTTAGCAGCAATAGTCCATCAACGTCTTCGTCGTCGTTAGAAAGCCAACCGGAACTTATAGGCTTCCAAGCAGATGAAAATTTTGTGGATAACTTTGATTTTGGCTATGCAGTTGAAACCACACGACAAGTCACCTGCATTAGCGCAAATCCTAAACGGTGGTCTTCACTGTGTGATCAACAATTTTACACCAGCAATTCCTGCAAAACTTCAACTGTCGAAAGctcgaaaaatattaaagctcATTATAGATCGACGTATAGAATTGGTTCACTGAAGTCTGCGTCACCCTCTCAGCATCATTTTAAGACAAACTCCAGCTTTTTAACGAGTTCTAGCGACTGTGGTCCACAGGATGTTATCAGGAAACGACGACTTGCCGCCAATGCGCGTGAACGTCGACGCATGAATAGCTTGAATGATGCTTTCGATAAACTTCGAGACGTTGTACCATCGCTGGGAAATGATCGGCGACTCTCGAAATATGAAACATTGCAAATGGCTCAAGCTTATATTGGTGATTTGGTTAAGTTGCTGACGCGCGATTATTAA